One region of Pan paniscus chromosome 5, NHGRI_mPanPan1-v2.0_pri, whole genome shotgun sequence genomic DNA includes:
- the LOC100978457 gene encoding patr class I histocompatibility antigen, CH28 alpha chain isoform X1 — protein MAPRSLLLLLSGALALTETWAGSHSLRYFSTAVSRPGRGEPRYIAVEYVDDTQFLRFDSDAAIPRMEPREPWVEQEGPQYWERTTGYAKANAQTDRVALRNLLRRYNQSEAGSHTLQGMNGCDMGPDGRLLRGYHQHAYDGKDYISLNEDLRSWTAADTVAQITQRFYEAEEYAEEFRTYLEGECLELLRRYLENGKETLQRADPPKAHVAHHPISDHEATLRCWALGFYPAEITLTWQRDGEEQTQDTELVETRPAGDGTFQKWAAVVVPSGEEQRYTCHVQHEGLPQPLTLRWEQSPQPTIPIVGIVAGLVVLGAVVTGAVVAAVMWRKNSSAYSVVSRNLMIARWSSLFLLGVLFQGYLGCLRSHSVLGRRKAQLLSVSTSQTSILTQEQFSHQRTLAISGKMFCCHDWSEEEVLPASCGE, from the exons ATGGCGCCCCGAAgcctcctcctgctgctctcAGGGGCCCTGGCCCTGACCGAGACTTGGGCAG GCTCCCACTCCTTGAGGTATTTCAGCACCGCTGTGTCGCGGCCCGGCCGCGGGGAGCCCCGGTACATCGCCGTGGAGTACGTAGACGACACGCAGTTCCTGCGGTTCGACAGCGACGCCGCGATTCCGAGGATGGAGCCTCGGGAGCCGTGGGTGGAGCAAGAGGGGCCGCAGTATTGGGAGAGGACCACAGGATACGCGAAGGCCAACGCACAGACTGACCGAGTGGCCCTGAGGAACCTGCTCCGCCGCTACAACCAGAGCGAGGCCG GGTCTCACACCCTCCAGGGAATGAATGGCTGCGACATGGGGCCCGACGGACGCCTCCTCCGCGGGTATCACCAGCACGCGTACGACGGCAAGGATTACATCTCCCTGAACGAGGACCTGCGCTCCTGGACCGCGGCGGACACCGTGGCTCAGATCACCCAGCGCTTCTATGAGGCAGAGGAATATGCAGAGGAGTTCAGGACCTACCTGGAGGGCGAGTGCCTGGAGTTGCTCCGCAGATACTTGGAGAACGGGAAGGAGACGCTACAGCGCGCAG ATCCTCCAAAGGCACACGTTGCCCACCACCCCATCTCTGACCATGAGGCCACCCTGAGGTGCTGGGCCCTGGGCTTCTACCCTGCGGAGATCACGCTGACCTGGCAGCGGGACGGGGAGGAACAGACCCAGGACACAGAGCTTGTGGAGACCAGGCCTGCAGGGGATGGAACCTTCCAGAAGTGGGCTGCTGTGGTGGTGCCTTCTGGAGAGGAACAGAGATACACGTGCCATGTGCAGCACGAGGGgctgccccagcccctcacccTGAGATGGG aGCAGTCTCCCCAGCCCACCATCCCCATCGTGGGCATCGTTGCTGGCCTTGTTGTCCTTGGAGCTGTGGTCACTGGAGCTGTGGTCGCTGCTGTGATGTGGAGGAAGAACAGCTCAG CCTACTCAGTGGTCAGCAGAAACTTGATGATAGCAAGGTGGTCAAGCTTATTTCTCCTGGGGGTGCTCTTCCAAGGATATTTGGGCTGTCTCCGGAGTCACAGTGTCTTGGGCCGCCGGAAG GCCCAGCTCCTGAGTGTCTCTACCTCTCAAACAAGTATTCTCACCCAGGAGCAATTTTCCCACCAGAGGACATTAGCTATATCTGGAAAAATGTTTTGTTGCCATGACTGGAGTGAGGAGGAGGTGCTACCAGCATCTTGTGGGGAATGA
- the LOC100978457 gene encoding patr class I histocompatibility antigen, CH28 alpha chain isoform X6 produces the protein MAPRSLLLLLSGALALTETWAGSHSLRYFSTAVSRPGRGEPRYIAVEYVDDTQFLRFDSDAAIPRMEPREPWVEQEGPQYWERTTGYAKANAQTDRVALRNLLRRYNQSEAGSHTLQGMNGCDMGPDGRLLRGYHQHAYDGKDYISLNEDLRSWTAADTVAQITQRFYEAEEYAEEFRTYLEGECLELLRRYLENGKETLQRADPPKAHVAHHPISDHEATLRCWALGFYPAEITLTWQRDGEEQTQDTELVETRPAGDGTFQKWAAVVVPSGEEQRYTCHVQHEGLPQPLTLRWEQSPQPTIPIVGIVAGLVVLGAVVTGAVVAAVMWRKNSSDRNRGSYSQAAAYSVVSRNLMIARWSSLFLLGVLFQGYLGCLRSHSVLGRRKAQLLSVSTSQTSILTQEQFSHQRTLAISGKMFCCHDWSEEEVLPASCGE, from the exons ATGGCGCCCCGAAgcctcctcctgctgctctcAGGGGCCCTGGCCCTGACCGAGACTTGGGCAG GCTCCCACTCCTTGAGGTATTTCAGCACCGCTGTGTCGCGGCCCGGCCGCGGGGAGCCCCGGTACATCGCCGTGGAGTACGTAGACGACACGCAGTTCCTGCGGTTCGACAGCGACGCCGCGATTCCGAGGATGGAGCCTCGGGAGCCGTGGGTGGAGCAAGAGGGGCCGCAGTATTGGGAGAGGACCACAGGATACGCGAAGGCCAACGCACAGACTGACCGAGTGGCCCTGAGGAACCTGCTCCGCCGCTACAACCAGAGCGAGGCCG GGTCTCACACCCTCCAGGGAATGAATGGCTGCGACATGGGGCCCGACGGACGCCTCCTCCGCGGGTATCACCAGCACGCGTACGACGGCAAGGATTACATCTCCCTGAACGAGGACCTGCGCTCCTGGACCGCGGCGGACACCGTGGCTCAGATCACCCAGCGCTTCTATGAGGCAGAGGAATATGCAGAGGAGTTCAGGACCTACCTGGAGGGCGAGTGCCTGGAGTTGCTCCGCAGATACTTGGAGAACGGGAAGGAGACGCTACAGCGCGCAG ATCCTCCAAAGGCACACGTTGCCCACCACCCCATCTCTGACCATGAGGCCACCCTGAGGTGCTGGGCCCTGGGCTTCTACCCTGCGGAGATCACGCTGACCTGGCAGCGGGACGGGGAGGAACAGACCCAGGACACAGAGCTTGTGGAGACCAGGCCTGCAGGGGATGGAACCTTCCAGAAGTGGGCTGCTGTGGTGGTGCCTTCTGGAGAGGAACAGAGATACACGTGCCATGTGCAGCACGAGGGgctgccccagcccctcacccTGAGATGGG aGCAGTCTCCCCAGCCCACCATCCCCATCGTGGGCATCGTTGCTGGCCTTGTTGTCCTTGGAGCTGTGGTCACTGGAGCTGTGGTCGCTGCTGTGATGTGGAGGAAGAACAGCTCAG ATAGAAACAGAGGGAGCTACTCTCAGGCTGCAG CCTACTCAGTGGTCAGCAGAAACTTGATGATAGCAAGGTGGTCAAGCTTATTTCTCCTGGGGGTGCTCTTCCAAGGATATTTGGGCTGTCTCCGGAGTCACAGTGTCTTGGGCCGCCGGAAG GCCCAGCTCCTGAGTGTCTCTACCTCTCAAACAAGTATTCTCACCCAGGAGCAATTTTCCCACCAGAGGACATTAGCTATATCTGGAAAAATGTTTTGTTGCCATGACTGGAGTGAGGAGGAGGTGCTACCAGCATCTTGTGGGGAATGA
- the LOC100978457 gene encoding patr class I histocompatibility antigen, CH28 alpha chain isoform X5 has product MAPRSLLLLLSGALALTETWAGSHSLRYFSTAVSRPGRGEPRYIAVEYVDDTQFLRFDSDAAIPRMEPREPWVEQEGPQYWERTTGYAKANAQTDRVALRNLLRRYNQSEAGSHTLQGMNGCDMGPDGRLLRGYHQHAYDGKDYISLNEDLRSWTAADTVAQITQRFYEAEEYAEEFRTYLEGECLELLRRYLENGKETLQRADPPKAHVAHHPISDHEATLRCWALGFYPAEITLTWQRDGEEQTQDTELVETRPAGDGTFQKWAAVVVPSGEEQRYTCHVQHEGLPQPLTLRWEQSPQPTIPIVGIVAGLVVLGAVVTGAVVAAVMWRKNSSDRNRGSYSQAAAYSVVSRNLMIARWSSLFLLGVLFQGYLGCLRSHSVLGRRKVGDMRILFFLWLWTSFNTAFLALQSIRFGFGFRRGRSFLLRFWHHLMKRVQIKIFD; this is encoded by the exons ATGGCGCCCCGAAgcctcctcctgctgctctcAGGGGCCCTGGCCCTGACCGAGACTTGGGCAG GCTCCCACTCCTTGAGGTATTTCAGCACCGCTGTGTCGCGGCCCGGCCGCGGGGAGCCCCGGTACATCGCCGTGGAGTACGTAGACGACACGCAGTTCCTGCGGTTCGACAGCGACGCCGCGATTCCGAGGATGGAGCCTCGGGAGCCGTGGGTGGAGCAAGAGGGGCCGCAGTATTGGGAGAGGACCACAGGATACGCGAAGGCCAACGCACAGACTGACCGAGTGGCCCTGAGGAACCTGCTCCGCCGCTACAACCAGAGCGAGGCCG GGTCTCACACCCTCCAGGGAATGAATGGCTGCGACATGGGGCCCGACGGACGCCTCCTCCGCGGGTATCACCAGCACGCGTACGACGGCAAGGATTACATCTCCCTGAACGAGGACCTGCGCTCCTGGACCGCGGCGGACACCGTGGCTCAGATCACCCAGCGCTTCTATGAGGCAGAGGAATATGCAGAGGAGTTCAGGACCTACCTGGAGGGCGAGTGCCTGGAGTTGCTCCGCAGATACTTGGAGAACGGGAAGGAGACGCTACAGCGCGCAG ATCCTCCAAAGGCACACGTTGCCCACCACCCCATCTCTGACCATGAGGCCACCCTGAGGTGCTGGGCCCTGGGCTTCTACCCTGCGGAGATCACGCTGACCTGGCAGCGGGACGGGGAGGAACAGACCCAGGACACAGAGCTTGTGGAGACCAGGCCTGCAGGGGATGGAACCTTCCAGAAGTGGGCTGCTGTGGTGGTGCCTTCTGGAGAGGAACAGAGATACACGTGCCATGTGCAGCACGAGGGgctgccccagcccctcacccTGAGATGGG aGCAGTCTCCCCAGCCCACCATCCCCATCGTGGGCATCGTTGCTGGCCTTGTTGTCCTTGGAGCTGTGGTCACTGGAGCTGTGGTCGCTGCTGTGATGTGGAGGAAGAACAGCTCAG ATAGAAACAGAGGGAGCTACTCTCAGGCTGCAG CCTACTCAGTGGTCAGCAGAAACTTGATGATAGCAAGGTGGTCAAGCTTATTTCTCCTGGGGGTGCTCTTCCAAGGATATTTGGGCTGTCTCCGGAGTCACAGTGTCTTGGGCCGCCGGAAGGTGGGTGACATGcggatcttgttttttttgtggCTGTGGACATCTTTCAACACTGCCTTCTTGGCCTTGCAAAGCATTCGCTTTGGCTTCGGCTTTAGGAGGGGCAGGAGCTTCCTTCTTCGTTTTTGGCACCATCTTATGAAAAGGGTCCAGATTAAGATTTTTGACTGA
- the LOC100978457 gene encoding patr class I histocompatibility antigen, CH28 alpha chain isoform X2 — MAPRSLLLLLSGALALTETWAGSHSLRYFSTAVSRPGRGEPRYIAVEYVDDTQFLRFDSDAAIPRMEPREPWVEQEGPQYWERTTGYAKANAQTDRVALRNLLRRYNQSEAGSHTLQGMNGCDMGPDGRLLRGYHQHAYDGKDYISLNEDLRSWTAADTVAQITQRFYEAEEYAEEFRTYLEGECLELLRRYLENGKETLQRADPPKAHVAHHPISDHEATLRCWALGFYPAEITLTWQRDGEEQTQDTELVETRPAGDGTFQKWAAVVVPSGEEQRYTCHVQHEGLPQPLTLRWEQSPQPTIPIVGIVAGLVVLGAVVTGAVVAAVMWRKNSSDRNRGSYSQAAV, encoded by the exons ATGGCGCCCCGAAgcctcctcctgctgctctcAGGGGCCCTGGCCCTGACCGAGACTTGGGCAG GCTCCCACTCCTTGAGGTATTTCAGCACCGCTGTGTCGCGGCCCGGCCGCGGGGAGCCCCGGTACATCGCCGTGGAGTACGTAGACGACACGCAGTTCCTGCGGTTCGACAGCGACGCCGCGATTCCGAGGATGGAGCCTCGGGAGCCGTGGGTGGAGCAAGAGGGGCCGCAGTATTGGGAGAGGACCACAGGATACGCGAAGGCCAACGCACAGACTGACCGAGTGGCCCTGAGGAACCTGCTCCGCCGCTACAACCAGAGCGAGGCCG GGTCTCACACCCTCCAGGGAATGAATGGCTGCGACATGGGGCCCGACGGACGCCTCCTCCGCGGGTATCACCAGCACGCGTACGACGGCAAGGATTACATCTCCCTGAACGAGGACCTGCGCTCCTGGACCGCGGCGGACACCGTGGCTCAGATCACCCAGCGCTTCTATGAGGCAGAGGAATATGCAGAGGAGTTCAGGACCTACCTGGAGGGCGAGTGCCTGGAGTTGCTCCGCAGATACTTGGAGAACGGGAAGGAGACGCTACAGCGCGCAG ATCCTCCAAAGGCACACGTTGCCCACCACCCCATCTCTGACCATGAGGCCACCCTGAGGTGCTGGGCCCTGGGCTTCTACCCTGCGGAGATCACGCTGACCTGGCAGCGGGACGGGGAGGAACAGACCCAGGACACAGAGCTTGTGGAGACCAGGCCTGCAGGGGATGGAACCTTCCAGAAGTGGGCTGCTGTGGTGGTGCCTTCTGGAGAGGAACAGAGATACACGTGCCATGTGCAGCACGAGGGgctgccccagcccctcacccTGAGATGGG aGCAGTCTCCCCAGCCCACCATCCCCATCGTGGGCATCGTTGCTGGCCTTGTTGTCCTTGGAGCTGTGGTCACTGGAGCTGTGGTCGCTGCTGTGATGTGGAGGAAGAACAGCTCAG ATAGAAACAGAGGGAGCTACTCTCAGGCTGCAG TGTGA
- the LOC100978457 gene encoding patr class I histocompatibility antigen, CH28 alpha chain isoform X3 — translation MAPRSLLLLLSGALALTETWAGSHSLRYFSTAVSRPGRGEPRYIAVEYVDDTQFLRFDSDAAIPRMEPREPWVEQEGPQYWERTTGYAKANAQTDRVALRNLLRRYNQSEAGSHTLQGMNGCDMGPDGRLLRGYHQHAYDGKDYISLNEDLRSWTAADTVAQITQRFYEAEEYAEEFRTYLEGECLELLRRYLENGKETLQRADPPKAHVAHHPISDHEATLRCWALGFYPAEITLTWQRDGEEQTQDTELVETRPAGDGTFQKWAAVVVPSGEEQRYTCHVQHEGLPQPLTLRWEQSPQPTIPIVGIVAGLVVLGAVVTGAVVAAVMWRKNSSAYSVVSRNLMIARWSSLFLLGVLFQGYLGCLRSHSVLGRRKVGDMRILFFLWLWTSFNTAFLALQSIRFGFGFRRGRSFLLRFWHHLMKRVQIKIFD, via the exons ATGGCGCCCCGAAgcctcctcctgctgctctcAGGGGCCCTGGCCCTGACCGAGACTTGGGCAG GCTCCCACTCCTTGAGGTATTTCAGCACCGCTGTGTCGCGGCCCGGCCGCGGGGAGCCCCGGTACATCGCCGTGGAGTACGTAGACGACACGCAGTTCCTGCGGTTCGACAGCGACGCCGCGATTCCGAGGATGGAGCCTCGGGAGCCGTGGGTGGAGCAAGAGGGGCCGCAGTATTGGGAGAGGACCACAGGATACGCGAAGGCCAACGCACAGACTGACCGAGTGGCCCTGAGGAACCTGCTCCGCCGCTACAACCAGAGCGAGGCCG GGTCTCACACCCTCCAGGGAATGAATGGCTGCGACATGGGGCCCGACGGACGCCTCCTCCGCGGGTATCACCAGCACGCGTACGACGGCAAGGATTACATCTCCCTGAACGAGGACCTGCGCTCCTGGACCGCGGCGGACACCGTGGCTCAGATCACCCAGCGCTTCTATGAGGCAGAGGAATATGCAGAGGAGTTCAGGACCTACCTGGAGGGCGAGTGCCTGGAGTTGCTCCGCAGATACTTGGAGAACGGGAAGGAGACGCTACAGCGCGCAG ATCCTCCAAAGGCACACGTTGCCCACCACCCCATCTCTGACCATGAGGCCACCCTGAGGTGCTGGGCCCTGGGCTTCTACCCTGCGGAGATCACGCTGACCTGGCAGCGGGACGGGGAGGAACAGACCCAGGACACAGAGCTTGTGGAGACCAGGCCTGCAGGGGATGGAACCTTCCAGAAGTGGGCTGCTGTGGTGGTGCCTTCTGGAGAGGAACAGAGATACACGTGCCATGTGCAGCACGAGGGgctgccccagcccctcacccTGAGATGGG aGCAGTCTCCCCAGCCCACCATCCCCATCGTGGGCATCGTTGCTGGCCTTGTTGTCCTTGGAGCTGTGGTCACTGGAGCTGTGGTCGCTGCTGTGATGTGGAGGAAGAACAGCTCAG CCTACTCAGTGGTCAGCAGAAACTTGATGATAGCAAGGTGGTCAAGCTTATTTCTCCTGGGGGTGCTCTTCCAAGGATATTTGGGCTGTCTCCGGAGTCACAGTGTCTTGGGCCGCCGGAAGGTGGGTGACATGcggatcttgttttttttgtggCTGTGGACATCTTTCAACACTGCCTTCTTGGCCTTGCAAAGCATTCGCTTTGGCTTCGGCTTTAGGAGGGGCAGGAGCTTCCTTCTTCGTTTTTGGCACCATCTTATGAAAAGGGTCCAGATTAAGATTTTTGACTGA
- the LOC100978457 gene encoding patr class I histocompatibility antigen, CH28 alpha chain isoform X4: MEPREPWVEQEGPQYWERTTGYAKANAQTDRVALRNLLRRYNQSEAGSHTLQGMNGCDMGPDGRLLRGYHQHAYDGKDYISLNEDLRSWTAADTVAQITQRFYEAEEYAEEFRTYLEGECLELLRRYLENGKETLQRADPPKAHVAHHPISDHEATLRCWALGFYPAEITLTWQRDGEEQTQDTELVETRPAGDGTFQKWAAVVVPSGEEQRYTCHVQHEGLPQPLTLRWEQSPQPTIPIVGIVAGLVVLGAVVTGAVVAAVMWRKNSSAYSVVSRNLMIARWSSLFLLGVLFQGYLGCLRSHSVLGRRKVGDMRILFFLWLWTSFNTAFLALQSIRFGFGFRRGRSFLLRFWHHLMKRVQIKIFD; the protein is encoded by the exons ATGGAGCCTCGGGAGCCGTGGGTGGAGCAAGAGGGGCCGCAGTATTGGGAGAGGACCACAGGATACGCGAAGGCCAACGCACAGACTGACCGAGTGGCCCTGAGGAACCTGCTCCGCCGCTACAACCAGAGCGAGGCCG GGTCTCACACCCTCCAGGGAATGAATGGCTGCGACATGGGGCCCGACGGACGCCTCCTCCGCGGGTATCACCAGCACGCGTACGACGGCAAGGATTACATCTCCCTGAACGAGGACCTGCGCTCCTGGACCGCGGCGGACACCGTGGCTCAGATCACCCAGCGCTTCTATGAGGCAGAGGAATATGCAGAGGAGTTCAGGACCTACCTGGAGGGCGAGTGCCTGGAGTTGCTCCGCAGATACTTGGAGAACGGGAAGGAGACGCTACAGCGCGCAG ATCCTCCAAAGGCACACGTTGCCCACCACCCCATCTCTGACCATGAGGCCACCCTGAGGTGCTGGGCCCTGGGCTTCTACCCTGCGGAGATCACGCTGACCTGGCAGCGGGACGGGGAGGAACAGACCCAGGACACAGAGCTTGTGGAGACCAGGCCTGCAGGGGATGGAACCTTCCAGAAGTGGGCTGCTGTGGTGGTGCCTTCTGGAGAGGAACAGAGATACACGTGCCATGTGCAGCACGAGGGgctgccccagcccctcacccTGAGATGGG aGCAGTCTCCCCAGCCCACCATCCCCATCGTGGGCATCGTTGCTGGCCTTGTTGTCCTTGGAGCTGTGGTCACTGGAGCTGTGGTCGCTGCTGTGATGTGGAGGAAGAACAGCTCAG CCTACTCAGTGGTCAGCAGAAACTTGATGATAGCAAGGTGGTCAAGCTTATTTCTCCTGGGGGTGCTCTTCCAAGGATATTTGGGCTGTCTCCGGAGTCACAGTGTCTTGGGCCGCCGGAAGGTGGGTGACATGcggatcttgttttttttgtggCTGTGGACATCTTTCAACACTGCCTTCTTGGCCTTGCAAAGCATTCGCTTTGGCTTCGGCTTTAGGAGGGGCAGGAGCTTCCTTCTTCGTTTTTGGCACCATCTTATGAAAAGGGTCCAGATTAAGATTTTTGACTGA
- the LOC129397938 gene encoding MHC class I polypeptide-related sequence B-like: protein MEMSLVLLFLTRTALFAPQGAAAEPHSLCYNLTVLSRDGSVQSGFLAEGHLDGQLFLLCDRQKGRAGPRGQWAEAVLGAETWDTETEDLTENGQELRRTLAHIKGQKGGRLHAKAMVISEILEVSEKQPAHPGELPPSPTTQEPTPTTLSSASKLESQSVRPQS from the exons ATGGAGATGAGCCTAGTCCTGCTGTTCCTGACCCGCACTGCCCTTTTTGCACCCCAGGGAGCTGCTGCTG AGCCCCACAGTCTTTGTTACAACCTCACGGTGCTGTCCCGGGATGGATCTGTGCAGTCAGGGTTTCTCGCTGAGGGACATCTGGATGGTCAGCTCTTCCTGCTCTGTGACAGGCagaaaggcagggcagggccccgGGGACAGTGGGCAGAAGCAGTCCTGGGAGCTGAGACCTGGGACACAGAGACTGAAGACTTGACAGAGAATGGGCAGGAGCTCAGGAGGACCCTGGCTCATATCAAGGGCCAGAAAGGAG GCAGACTACATGCAAAAGCTATGGTGATATCTGAAATTCTGGAGGTATCAGAAAAACAG CCTGCCCATCCTGGAGAGCTACCTCCTAGCCCCACGACCCAGGAGCCCACCCCGACAACCCTCTCCTCAGCATCAAAGCTGGAGTCCCAGAGTGTGAGGCCACAGTCCTGA
- the LOC100993091 gene encoding interferon-induced transmembrane protein 3-like produces MNHTAQTFFIPANSGCPPPPPNRSYEMLKEEHEVAVLGAPHNPAPPMSTMIHICSETSVSDYVVWSLSNILFMNPHCLGFIAFTYSLKSRDRKMVGDLTGAQAYASTAKYLNI; encoded by the coding sequence ATGAACCACACTGCCCAAACCTTCTTCATTCCTGCCAACAGCGGctgccctcccccgccccccaaccGCAGCTATGAGATGCTCAAGGAGGAGCATGAGGTGGCTGTGCTGGGGGCACCCCACAACCCTGCTCCGCCGATGTCCACCATGATCCATATCTGCAGCGAGACCTCCGTGTCTGACTATGTTGTCTGGTCCCTGTCCAACATCCTCTTCATGAACCCCCACTGCCTGGGATTCATAGCATTCACCTACTCCCTGAAGTCTAGGGACAGGAAGATGGTTGGAGACCTGACTGGGGCCCAGGCCTATGCCTCCACTGCCAAGTACCTGAACATCTGA